The sequence below is a genomic window from Dermacentor albipictus isolate Rhodes 1998 colony chromosome 2, USDA_Dalb.pri_finalv2, whole genome shotgun sequence.
cctttcgcggtatgtcgaatttctcagagcgtaagttgcctatccccactgtggctgtacattctttcagaaaagctttgatgtaattatatactttttcacagcagttatatacgttgaggtgctgcagtatggcttcgtgtgacacgttgttgaaagcccctttcacgtcaagtgcgaggatggctcttttgctgtgcgtgtccagcttgtcgatgactttttccttgatttgcagcaacacgtcttgcgcggacaggtgagctcgaaatccgaacatagtgcttgggacgtgttcgttgtcttcgagatagtcgatcatgcggttgtgcaccatgtgctcgtagagttttccagcacacgaggttaggaatataggtcgaaggttctgcacgctgatgggcttgttgggtttaggtatcatggttacctcggcatgtttccattctggtggtactttaccttgttgccagcactcgttgatgtattttaagagcgcgtctacagagggtccgtcaaggttccggagtgtcttgttgtttattctgtcgtaccccggcgccgtgttgcgggtgagcttgctcaaggccctctcgatttctgcttctgtgaagggccgatccagttccatatttggcttgcctcgatactcgtcgaagtgcgaatctacagttatgtttcgctcagtaccgaggaacttctccttcacttctctgataatgtcttcctctttccccgggtggttgtgtatgagtcgctgcattttctgttttgtggcgttcttgttctccttctttgataggagagtcttgagcaccgcccaagtgcgcttgctgcttaaggtaccttgaagcttgttgcatgtttcgcgccagttctttctttcaagttgttcagagtactcttgcgtttccttgatcagcttagagattcgaattttgagtttccggttgcacttgttacgctgccagcgtttggcgagacccctctgcgcctcccacaggtggagtaagtgcgggtcgaccacgggggtgatttgcgacagctggattgtcctcgtatgcttctcggctctttccacgactcctctgatccatattgttatgtcgtctatcgtcgcattaatggcactctcatctttgcgaaaggcctgccagtccgtgatcctggcttttcctatcttcatcgttgctttgtggtgcggaatgatcgtttgcactataaaatggtcgctaccaagattctcgtccatgcagctccactcatactgtttgagtccgtgtacgaatgtgaggtcggggctggtgtttctagatacactgctgccgatgcgcgtgggtgtctgtgggtcgttgagtagcgtgaggaggtgttgttgggctacgttgtgcacgtcttctcctttttttctttgaggccgcataaccccaggccacatggggagcattaaaatctccaacgactatcagcccgttacccttgctcagcttcttcacctctcttataagcttgtctagatcctttaggtggtcctttggtgggctgtacacgtttaacacaaagaggctttgctgctgttttttctcgggtacgatttcgacgagggcgtgttcgatgcggtgttggatgtcgtgtcgttgagcgttgatggctttcttggtcaggattgctgtcctcgttttaccgtcagtgacgtgagtgaggtaaccactgaccttgaagtcttctgcttcggtttcttgtaaggctataatgtctgggtcaaactgcttgcagaattgtacaaggttgcttctcttacttcgaatagaatgacagttccattgccaaattttgagccgtgggtgttgcttgtagtcatcttcctctttagattgcctcgccatcttgttcgcttagggtctgcatcatcttggcttctcgcgcagggtacttaggtttcttgcgagcattatctctttcttctagcatgtgaatgcgttgactgaaactttctccggattgtgtcattttggtctgtagagcctgaatctggttttctatttcgttcttgagagattggaagccagtctgtatcatctgtgttaccgtgttttgcataacctgcgttactgtggacagtgtggtttccatcatgatggtcacgttggcgttgatgcggtcttcaagtgtcttgaggtcgttctgggttatcaccgcttggttcgacagtgtggATGGCTCTGGTCTGTTGACTTGTTGACTTGTTGTTGATGACTctgttggtgatggtggtgggggtggggatGAAGGTCGCGATAGGGGTGTTTGCGATTGCTGGGTCTGTTCTCtccgtagttgttctatttctcgcatcaggtactcgagctgtttttctgtgctggcttccttctcttgtgtcttcttcttttgctgttctagctctcgcttcaattcatcgttctgttttcggagaatcattatcgtgtcttcgtacctcgagtgtcttgtggtttgaacgccattattttctttcGACGTATGAATGTTCcctctgacgacgttggcccagcttaccttgcgctgtgtgttgtcgtgttccacgcccgttgccgttgtccggggaacgctctgttgtctttcccttgatcgcgatcccgacttggatctggacTTGGAGCTGTTCATAAATAACAGATTAAATGAACGCTCTCGAGCGGCCCGGCTGTCGTTTTTGTCGTCGCCAGGGTGTAGTTGGTACAAATAGTGACGCGACATTAGCTTTTCTCCGGTACGAGCATCGTCCTCGATTCTCATGAAATGGTGGTCGGTAGATCGTAATTCACGTCGCTAATACGGCGCAGAACCTCGTATGGTCCGTAGTATCGGCGTGGAAGTTCCTCAGAGAAGCCTCGACGTCCTACCGGTTACCAAACCCAGACCCTTTCCCCGTGTGTATAAGCGACGAACTGGTGGCGGAGATTGTATCGTCGGGCGTCACGCTCTTGCTGTGTAGTAATGCTGACGCgcgcgagctgtcgggcttcctcGGCGCGCTCACTGAATTCTGCGGCGTCTGCGTCTGAATTATTGCAGTCATGAGGCAGCGTAGCATCAAGCATCGTAGGGACTTCTCGACCATGGATCGAACCAAAGGGTGTCATTTTGGATGTCTCCTGGTCTTGTCGTATTATATGCGAGTGTGACGTACGGCTATATTTTGTCCCAATTCTTGTGCTCCACATCGACGCACATGCAAAGCATGTCTGCGATACTCTTGTTGAGGCGTTCTGTAAGTCGATTCGTTTGTCGGTGATATGCTGTCCTCTACCTATGCACTGTGCCACTGAGCATGAGCACAACGCGCAATATCTCAGCTATGAATGCGGTTCCTTTGTCGCTTATGACGACCCCCCGGAGCACCGTGTCTCAGGACAATGTTCTCGATGAAGAATCGTGCCACTTCAGCTGCAGTGCCACTCGGAATCACCTTGGTTTCCACGTTTCGGGTGAGATAGCCCGTCGCGACTACGACCAATCTGTTTCCGCTGTCAGATATTGGAAATGGCCAAGAAGTCTATTCCAAATTGAGCAAACGGCGTTTCCGGTACAGCAACGGGGCTGCAATAGCCCAGCGGGTTTAGTCCGTGGTACTTTGCTTCGCTGGCACTCAAGGCAAGTTCTAACGTAATGTTTCACCTATGCGGCGGGCCTTGGCCAGTATAGTATCTTTATTTGATTCGTGCCAATGCTCGCGTGTAACAGAGGCGGCCCGAGGTGGTTTCGTCATAGCAGGCTTGCAAGATTTCTTGGCGGCGAATATCGGGAACTACTACGAGGTAGCTTATTGAAGAGTTCTTCCTGTAGATGATTCTATTACGCAAACAGAATGAAGGCGGACTCCTTGAAAATGCTCTCGAAACATTCGTAGCTCGCCCTTTCAAGAACTCTATGAGAGTTGAACTTCCGGTCATCTTCCTGTTGCCGAAAGATGGTGGCCGCATCAACAACTCCTAAAAGAACTGCGTACATTCATCTTCGTCTGCGCTCAGCGGTTCAATCGGTGATCTCGAGAGGCAGTCGGCATCTAAGTGCTGTCTTCCCGATTTGTAGACTATTGTCATGTATTATTGAAGCGCTaagctccagcgtgccaaacgtccagaaggatctttcatgttggtcaaccagcaAAAGGAACGGTGGTCGCTTTTGACTTGAAAAGCGCGGCCGTATAAGTACGGGCGAAACTTCACGACTGCCCATACAGCAGCCAGACATTCTTTTACCGTGGTTGAGTAGTTGGGCTCAGAATGTGACAGTGTTTTGCTAACATAGGCAACTACACTCTCGGCACCATCTTGCCATTGAACGAGAACAGCACCAAGGCACACGTTGCTTGCATCTATGTGGATCGCTGTTGATGCGGtcagatacgggaccttttcctgagcctccttcgagttcaccagaccacatcgaatcgcgtcacacctaattaaggagcgcagaagcacatctaccatgttcccgaggcgcggcacgtcccatacaagttggcgtcccccacctcgtgcgctgccaggggcgtagccaggggggggggggcttatggggcttcagcccccccccccgaaaatttttcgtgctgtcatgtgccgccgaccaaaacaactcccggcgccagaaatcatgctcgattttgtcaagaatgtccgcaattcacgctcgaaaagacattttagcgcgaacatttcTAAATCGGactggatttcggggcaacgcccatgcatagggagtcacatatcgtaacgcaaggagtcccaccgggcacaaaatttcaagggcgttttgaaggcgagcggggtcgtctcggcatctcacggaggccgcggaatctacggagcgcttggatttcaatccTGAAACGTTGTGGctgtaaagttctcataacattttgatgcgaaaggtccattgacattttcaaagtcgtgctttagattttcgattccggaacttttggggtttattgctgttgtaaacaattgacgccaaaggtgcatcgacttttctaaaatcgtacatcgggctatacaacgagacaagctaaatcaacatactatcagacaagttgacaaagcacgcactGAGGTCCGATGAGCCAAAGCGTTccggtggttcatttgtgccatcaggtcacagaaaagaatataaacattttttttcacctgcgccaaagcatccatgtcaagacactaaagccaccattgtaactaagttcttatttatttttctacctagacttttattcgcgaggatatattgagcctctttctcctttctttttcatcctttttttttgttgttgttctcgcaacccgcgggctgccgatccagccagagcgcatgcgcttTTCTTGTggtgcatcgataaccgcgcggcgcacttggatgcgcgtttgtttttctctggccgactgcattttcgcctgacAGAGTTTGGGACGCTTTCtgactagcagacgagaaaaagaaacaatgcatagtcgctcgccgccagcacttcggggactcgatggattgcagcgcgttcgcttgagcgcaacttctccggaaaattttgtctcgccggtgtaggataccgagcagtacgcgtatggttttctgtggaccaagcttcacacgttttcttcgataatcgttcggtagccccactaggtgcccaaagtaggcattcgattgtagccaacatgctttcctttgcgttacactatttcgccgccccccgcccacacaaaaaaagaagacattattgcggcgcagcgaattttcgcatggtgaaagttcgattttcttacttcttttgcggaaagtaatgggcgacgggactcttcagttgccggatactattctattattgcgatagcagctctatgaagactccaggcgcattcctgtcgttgccctcatgttccgtataaattgtTCCGCcaggggcgataacatcgtgaccacgcgccgcatgctctatgtgcgagtgaaagcatgcggggggaaggggaggtggtgagccgacgatggtggctgagtcttgtgtgcgcaagggagaaaagtggggaggaagcgcgccgccttccgtcgcacgcaatacattttgggagtggagggagggggggcgtgCTTATatttgtgaatctgtggttgcgcaacctgctcATTTTCCtagtttgacgcattatatatagtgactttttcttaggtacgtagatttattggtgacttatgcgtatatttaaatatcttgttgcgaggttttgtacatatgcgcagtgaacattgtttccagtgccaattttttgccctgtatcaagctttatcttcacatttgtgtagtccattgtatcttcgcatttctaatgtacgaaggtgagtcaaatgaaagtgagacaacccgcccggcgcaataatggttcggttcattattttcgaggcatgcgcgtggcacatacgcatctcatttacaagtgacatgcagaggtgaggttaaatgttctttaatgctctcatgcaCGGGGTtcaacatggttgcgtgacattatGGACaattcaaaagttgaacagcttggtgtcgtgaggttttcgacaaatgaagatgtttccccaaaagaaattattcgccgtatggctgccgtatgcgttgaacactgcgtttcattggccactaagaagcgttgtagcaaactgttcaaagaaacacatgaaagttacaaagacgatccatggccgggccaaagccaccgtgcaatcacccccaacacaattgaaaaggccgtggttgctcagtggctatggtgttcggctgctgagcacgcggtcgcgggatcgagtcctggtcacggcagctgcatttcgatggaaaggaaatgcgaaaacacccgtgtacttagatttaagtgcacgtcaaagaaccccagatgagggtgacgaatttttgtctgcaattgtgaccggggatgactcatggcgccgctactactagcctgaaacactacggcaaatcttacagtggaaacatttgaattcaccgctcccaaggaaaacaaaggccgtcagttatgccggaaaggcgttgacttctttttagatcgttaggggccactattgatcgaattttctaaacctggagagattCTAAATCgcttcagatattgtgaaagatcggatcggctgcgtgttgaaattaagaacaaacgacgtggaaaattgagcattggggacatcttgcttcacgacattgcccgttcccacgtcgctggtgtggttaatacaaaacaggcaaatttcaagtgggaaacgctgcaacatccctcatgcagcccaaacctgttgccttgcgtcttccacatttggtaaaatttgaagaaactgctcaagagaaccagattcgtgtcgaaagatgacgtgtagtcatttacagatttttgaggcagcagcCCAAgtagttttatgagacgggaattacgcgactcgtttgtagaacaagtgtttaaatactcatggtgactacttttaaataaagtaccccgtttgtcatacattcgaattggctcactttcatttgactcgccctcgtatatgttgcaaaactcctgctttttatatgtgctctctgttgcgactataatttcggagcaattactcgcaatgaacaaccggtgacagctgctcctgcgcaatacattcgaacaaaggaaagcgtcattgagattttcccctggtcgttgcatgtgtacaaaaatgtaaacaaggttgttgaatgacatatatatatatatatatatatatatattgatccctcgactaattttataaggagcaggccgagctggaaagtgagcccccccccccccccccccccgaacgaaatttctggctacgccactgtgcgctgcatgtggagctattcactgcttgactcctcccgaaagtgtagcgggagcctggcacggttccaggtaacgtaggtcccgagcaaagctgctttgcggctCTGAGGGGTCGTTCGAGAACAAACCGCCTGGCCCCTCTGagcgcttgcaagccgcgaggcaagacggctgtaatgcaccgtgaagccctagCGGCAACCCCTCCATTCGCCTTTGTGatggcagttgcagaccaggaaggcaatacTGCAGACAGGTAATCCCTCGGACAATGGGAGCCCAAGGAGTGACCCTCTGCTTTGTGTGTGACTTAcattcgcacgggcgcctaccattggccgaaaatgacgccacctgagcgggctcgccgattggccaaaAATGATGCCACCTgtgcgggctcgccgattggccgaacgtgacgtgacttcgagacacggaaggggttaaaagccagagaccgggagcactaagagagcattccttcattcatctctttcgagcttcttgccacgggccgcagcgtccgagttgctgccggcccgtaatgacctTATGACTGTtcatttctttgtactctcattgtaactaatgtaaataaacctccagttttcatctcaaagtcctcatCAACTGCGGCctactcccgcacccaacggcaaggtccaaaatctgggggacagtgattgggattgtcctccagatccaacaactgTATGTTAGCGCTGGGATCGTCCTACAACTCTAACAACTGGTGGCAGTtctacggatgaaccttcgtccagAGAAATCCTAAGGAActgggaacagcgaagaagaaagagccttcgacccagagagTCCTGAGGAATCCGGAACAGTGAACAATaaagagccttcgtccaaaggaGTCCCGAGGAACTTGgaacagcgaagaagagagagccttcgtccaaagtagtcctgaggaactgggaacagcgaagaagagcGCGCCTTCGGCCCAgagagtcctgaggaaccgggaagagcggaccgatgaaccagatggcagggtgctgccaCCGTAAGTGAGCgtgtggttttttttccttttgattcgccagagttcaaatgctgtgtttattttgatagttctaggaatcgcgaatttgttgcatattgtgtgcttgcacaaattaattaaggaagaCAGTTCTAACCActagtcggggcagctgccatggaacTTAGAAGGTtggcgaggttagacttgttATTGGTGTGCGACGATGTGGGAGCtgaggcggacgaacagatgaaaaagccagctatcatgaaggcgattcaagatagtggcaatgatgatgaaagcattaagattgcttgggaggtgatacaagaaccacgggagcgtgagcgtcgtgaacgtgagcGTAAGTATCaagaacgtaagcgtgagcgtgagcaaaagtacgagaaagagaaggcagcattggaaaaacagatacaatattttcagcagttaaaggaacaaagacaacgcctgtctgaaaattctgtaggtagtacagaacAAGAGAATGAGGAAGTATCTGGCGGATTTtcaccaaaagccgacgagaagagtagtgcctgtgagattggctgcacattCATAGGTGAACGGAAAGgactagccgctaacgatgccttagtggcaaccgaggccgttaaaggccgtaatgagagcgacgaggtgctgtgccaacagagcactgtagagacagctaggccagctgtgaatgaattggcacagtcaccgcgcgtgtgcgtcgcaggtaATGTTAACAAGGTCGTTAAAGAAATACAGAATAatgctgacccgacagacacgagcacccatgtcgagtcagaccTGCGTGCCGAAgggaagtgccagctggacgatgcagttgagggcagtaCGCAGGATTGCGAGCCGCTTAGCTTAAgggaagacaactgcattgttcagggatcggtgcagcggtccgccagtctaggtagtcACGAGAGCGATGATTTAGTTAAGAATTAGTTAAGAATCATTCGGACTATGCGGGTccgacagcgatcgagaccgacgggctgtgtgccgatgcacagcgtgagctgggcaatgccgtagagggcagttcgcaggagtgagagttgcatagctcgagtaaagactgctgcattgttccagagtcggttgagctgtctgCCAGTCGAGGCAAGGAGAGATTAGATTTAAAGGAGAATctctcagactgtgcgggtaggagaccgatccgggccgacgagatgtgtaccggccagcacgaggcgccagaggatggcatgaaagtgagtgcgaggAAAAAGCGCCGTGAGAAGAAGCGCCGTAATGATCAGAATGCGGTGAGTAgtgtagcgcagccaaagacaGCGACAGACGCAAAAAGGCAGGGtgcgaagaaaagaaaggtgcggtcgtcgttgacgatgttggcacatcaaacacgttcgagccaccggtaaAAAAGAGACCGAGATGCATGTTCTGCACGGATGCGGACAAAGAGCACGGGGCAGTGAAGTTCCTGGTTGTTCCGTTGTTCTTTTCGGAATGTAGCATGTAGtgcgaaggagcgcaaggtggcaacACGAGACGAGGTGCTAGGGAttcgcgacgcggtcagtcgagttcgtgATGAAAGCGTGGcaccaggacgcaaattggcaggagactaaCGTCTTGAAGGAACTGATAGTGTGTCAGCCTTTttgaggctgctgggacccaagacctcccagcctgcatctgaggcggcggcactcgccccctgacctgcgtgtcggggggtgggtagaccaccttatccgttggaaaataaagtttattctatctatcctcggtagccagagtagctttagaaccgcgaccacctcgagtacggctcaaaagtacGTGTCAGTCGTAAACAtttgaaacgggaggccaagagagcttccgtagaaggaAAACGAGTTTTTCTTGTTTTAATTTTGAGCATTTGGAAaattttcgcgaattgagactaatttctttcaatatgtaaggtatgagctttgtgtttttgttcgagaagctccgagattggaaagatgcgttttatgtaaacatgtagtttcgcgaggtgttcattaatgagtAGAGTATTAGTTAACCTTCTCTTCTTtataagtgtttttgaattttctaaggttaagcgcgtagattttcagtaagtgcgtaatttgcactgagaagcgttcatAGTTTCATTGGCGCCTGTCCTTTGCTGACGAAGGAAACAGAAGGTTTATGAcagggttgctcgtgtgtgtttagggcggccgtattctgacttctctagttaGCGTGCATGGAACTAGTttttaaaagacgcattattttaagggttccgCGGAGTgcgtaagtcccgcaagtttaattgttcgtttaaggtacgtgtcctgtatggacaagagaaagaaacgtgagtaagcatAATGAAACGTTTGCCTaagacgcaagtacgcgttctgaagaGTGACCACAAAGCTAGAGCGCTTGTGATTACgaactgtaggggttggaggacgggacttcgggatgaaaacccaaacttgggagggatttattctacattatgtacaaggaggtgagcgacaattaacagtcgtacagtcattacgggccggcagcaactcggacgctgcggcccgcggcaagaagttcgagagaggtgaatcagggaatcagggcatgtcccagaattctcaggtctctctggaaggcttcttataaacccttcgagcactgtaagtcacgtcatgtttcaccaatgggagagtccgctccgatgacgccactttcagccaatggtaggcgcccgtgtcgcggtgtcgcacctggcggctctctgcggtcttgcctcgcagactggcaatccacttcttctaggctggagaaggagggggggcgctcatgcttcattgcacaagggcccacctgcacccggtggctcggctccgcagcggtagcagatgccttcttcaaagccgaagggggacgattgagctccattgtacgaggcccccttctaatcccggcgacgcacgaacttgttgccttaaacttgtttgctcggccgcttctctggaatgcactttcctgcttctgcattcctcaattagctgtgctgcgattcgaagtggtttggggagctcgaagtaatcgcaggaaacagctccatatctaacagctcgtcctcgccccggttgttctgaatggccggtgaactcaattcgctggccatgaggaacgctgaaagaagcagcagggtactggggtcgagcctcgtttgacaaccctcgggatcctgggccccggagaacatacgtcaaccaaaccaaacaacacagcgctgcaccacgcgtaagcgcaggctcttcacccctgactcgccaggctattactgagtcaaaatcaaccctgatcttttagttccccaattttgacaaagcagttccaaccacccctccaaacagctatgcatttctcctcgattgccgacaagaccagactactattgttgttgcaaaacaaaagggtcgttgacgatgcaaacaacaagtgaaaacagccgaacataacttaactggcctaactacacgaacagcatgtttccaatctat
It includes:
- the LOC139055695 gene encoding caldesmon-like; protein product: MELRRLARLDLLLVCDDVGAEADEQMKKPAIMKAIQDSGNDDESIKIAWEVIQEPRERERRERERKYQERKREREQKYEKEKAALEKQIQYFQQLKEQRQRLSENSVGSTEQENEEVSGGFSPKADEKSSACEIGCTFIGERKGLAANDALVATEAVKGRNESDEVLCQQSTVETARPAVNELAQSPRVCVAGNVNKVVKEIQNNADPTDTSTHVESDLRAEGKCQLDDAVEGSTQDCEPLSLREDNCIVQGSVQRSASLESVELSASRGKERLDLKENLSDCAGRRPIRADEMCTGQHEAPEDGMKVSARKKRREKKRRNDQNAHFAAGCCKPSSLPPAIIFLPNGYQDWPVESFPAKEEL